The genomic DNA GGGATTCGCATTACTTACGGTGCTAGCATTAGAGTCTGGTGTTTCACCAGATTTCACTTGTGAGGCGCAAGCTTGAGTGATAACAAGAGTTGAAGTGATAGCAAGTGCAGTAAAAAACCGCTTCATTTTATCTCCAATTAGTAACTGTAAGTTTGAAAAAAACATCATAACCAGGATATTTCACAAATATAAAACTGGCACGAATAGTGTACAAAGAAGTTTGGCTAATTTACAGATAACACTTGACCTGTGCCTAACCAGACTGCTAATTCTGCTGGTGCTTGAACCTGGTCTAAATAACGGCGTAGTTGTTGGCCTTCCAGAATTTCTGTATGTAGTAAATCTTGAGTCATTTCCTCCAATAAAGAACGATTTGTTTCCAGAATGCGTAAGGCGATATGGTGTGCCCCCTCTATAATGTCTTTCACTTCCTGGTCAATTGTTTCCGCTACCATCGGACTGACAGAACGACGTGGGTTTGAAAAGCCATCCAAAAATTGCTGCTGTACTTTTTCTAGGGCAACAGGTCCCAATTTTGGACTCATGCCATAGAGGGTAACTACTCGTTCAGCTAAATCTGTCGCCTTTTGGATGTCATCGCTGGCTCCGGTGGAAATCTTACCGATAAAAATCTCTTCAGCAGAACGCCCCGCAAGCAGTGTAGCAATTCGACCGCGAATTTCATCTTCTGCCATCAAAAAGCGGTCTTCTTCTGGTAGTTGCAAGGTGTAACCCAAAGCTCCCATGCCACGAGGAACAATAGAAATCTTTTCAACTTTGCCAGCCCCAGGCATTAAGGCTGCCACAATCGCATGACCTGCTTCATGATAGGCGACGGTTCTTTTTTCCACTTCATTGAGGACGCGGGACTTTTTCTGCAAACCCGCAATCACCCGTTCAATGGCTGATTTTAATGAAGCCATTGTTACTGCTTCTCGATTCTGGCGAGCAGCCAATAGTGCCGCTTCATTCACCAAATTGGCTAAATCTGCACCTGCAAACCCCGGTGTGCGGGTTGCAATCACCCCTAAGTCCACATCTTGGGCTAATTTAACTGCTTTGACGTGTACTTGAAGAATAGCCTCCCGCCCTTTTTTATCTGGACGATCAACGACTATTTGGCGATCGAAGCGACCAGGACGGCGTAGCGCTGGGTCTAACACTTCCGGACGATTAGTTGCCGCCAGAATAATCACCCCAGTATTAGCTTCAAACCCATCCATTTCAGTTAAAAGCTGGTTTAGAGTTTGTTCGCGCTCGTCATTACCTCCCATGACAGGCCCTGTTCCACCGCGAGATTTACCTAAAGCATCTAATTCATCTATAAAAACTATGCAGGGGGCTTGTTTTTTCGCTTGTTGAAACAAATCCCGCACCCGCGCTGCACCTACACCGACAAACAATTCAATGAACTCGGAGCCAGAGATACTAAAAAAGGGTACTCCCGCTTCCCCAGCTACAGCCTTAGCTAACAGGGTTTTACCTGTTCCTGGTGCGCCGATTAGCAATACCCCCTTGGGAATTTTGGCTCCAATACGAGTATATTTGGCAGAGTTTTTCAGAAATTCAACTATTTCTTGTAGTTCTTCTTTAGCTTCGTCAATTCCAGCTACGTCAGCAAAGGTGACCCCATTATTACCCTCAGAATAAATACGGGCTTTGCTTTGACCTACGGTCAGGGCTGCTCCAGCTCCTGCTTGAGCACGATTTAATATAAAGCCCCAAATAGCAACGAAAATCAGTGGGGGAATCACCCAGCCTAACAGGGTAGTCAAAAAGTTGCCGCGATCCGGCGGTATAGCTCCAAACTCCACATTTTTATCTTCGAGCAATTTTGGCAGGTTCTGGTCATTGGGGATGGGTGTGGTGACATAGACTTTTTCTGGAGGAGCAGGCTGATTTTGCTGAGTTTGATACTGCTCTGTCTTGCGAGTGTACTCAATCTGGTTTTCTCCCACTAAAGCCTTGGCAACTTTGCCTTCCTTTATATCTTCGAGGAATTGGCTGTAGAGAACTTCAGTTTTTGAGGGACGCATTCCCGGAGCAATGAAAAAGTGGAACAGAAACAGGAAAAAGAGGAGTATCAGCAGGCTACCGCCAAAATGATGGGGATTAGGGGTATTTAGGTTGCCATCTTTTTCAACGGGCATAGTGATTCTCCAAATTAAACGTTCTAGTTATAAATTCTGAATGCAGATATCTATATATATATTGTGTTTGTCGTTTATAGCTAAAGAGAGAACTCTATAATCAAGTTCTCACAAGGAAATGAAATTAAGATGAAATACTTTGCCAATCCTCACTTTTAAGATAGCAGGTATGAGATAGGAACCATAACAAGATGAAATGAGGATGAAACTTATTGCAAAACCTCATGTAAAAGTTAGACAGATGTAGTGTAAGACTGACCTATCACAATAAGATGAAATCAGGATGAAATTTATCGCAAAACCTCATTTAAAACTTGAACAGATGTAGTGCAAGACTGATATATCACAACAAAATGAAATCAAGATGAAATATTTTACAAAATCTGAATTTAAAGTTAGACAGATATAGTGTAAGACTGACATACCACAACAAAATGAAATCAGGATGAAATTTTTCTCGCTCTAATGAATGCACGAGTTTTTGAGCGCTTCAGCCTCCCCTAGTTCTCCCTGATCGCTCTCTAAATTTGGAGTAGGCTTCAAAGGTTATTCAGTAATGCCTTTCTTTAGAAATGCTTTAGTTTGTTGTTTTAAAGTGTTTTCCTTGAAAAAATAATCTTATGTAACAATTTATAAATGCCTTGCATAATCATTTGGACTAATTCGTATAAGTAGACGGGAGTTAATAATTTCTCCTGTACCAGAATTAAATAAGGAGGCTATCAAAAATAATCTGTATTTTTCCGAAAAACTATTCGGCAACGCTGTAGAAAATTAACAAGCAATCGTTAAGGAATAAGTGCAGAACTTATATGGTAGTAAATGAAGTTGTAAAACTAGGAACAGGTATCAAAATAACATGAGATGAAATAAAAAATGTCTGCAATAGTTTTTGAGGTATCAAAAATCAAAGATTTTCTACCTTCTTTGTGTCCTTGGTATTTCATATTATGGAGCAAAAATCCAAAATGGAGCGAAAACAGTTCTTGTATCCATTTGAGCAGCAATTAAAGTTTTGCCAGCTTGAGACTGAAGTAGAATTTCTGTTACAACAAATGCAGGATATCAATCATTATCTATCCTTATCAAACAATAATTCTGCTTTGCAAGTGAATTACAAAAAATAAAAACAAGAAATACAACACTTGCAAAAATAGTGATTATTTGATGTTTTGTAACCATTTTACTGGATAACGGTTAATCCCATTATTCACTTGTAGTTAAGGATTAAAAATAGTGTACATAAATCAGTTTCCTCAGAGGAAAACAATCCTGCTGACTGGTGCATCAGGAGTAGTTGGTCAAGCCTTATTAGCCCGACTTCACGCACATTCAGTTATTTGTCTAACATACAGAAAGCCAATCTCTCATCCTAATGCTACTACCATTCCTTGTGACATTTCCTTGCCTGGGCTTGGTCTTAGTCAGACACAATTAAAAGATATGGCAAAGTGCGTTGACTGCATTGTGCATTCAGCTGCGATCACTGATTTTGGTGAAACAGATGAATTGATTCACCGCACAAATGTACGCGGTTTGGAAAATATGCTGGAATTAGCGGCGATCGCTCAAGTTCCTTTCTACTATATTAGTACTGCTTTTATCCGTCCTCATCAGCGCAAAGATGGGCCATTAGAGCATACATACACTATCTCGAAACGAGAAGGAGAACGGTTAGTTAGAGAGAGCCGATTGCCCTATGCAATTATTCGCCCTTCGATAGTGATTGGCGATTCCACATCAGGTGAGATTGCACGTTTTCAGGGCATTTATAACATCATCAGTTCGCTTTTTAGAGGTTTTTTGCCCATCCTGCCAATGTTACCGCAAGCATATATAGATTTTATTCCTCAAGACGTTGTTGCTAATGCTATAGCGGGACTGATTGAGCATGATTGCGTAGCGGGTGAATATTGGCTCACTTCTGGAAATAAAGCCTTAATGGTACGCCAGATAGCAGATTTAATTGCAGAATTTGGCAAAAATCAAGGTATAGAAATTAACATACCACGCATGGTCAGCCCTGATATTGTAGATCGTCTG from Chlorogloeopsis sp. ULAP01 includes the following:
- a CDS encoding SDR family oxidoreductase → MYINQFPQRKTILLTGASGVVGQALLARLHAHSVICLTYRKPISHPNATTIPCDISLPGLGLSQTQLKDMAKCVDCIVHSAAITDFGETDELIHRTNVRGLENMLELAAIAQVPFYYISTAFIRPHQRKDGPLEHTYTISKREGERLVRESRLPYAIIRPSIVIGDSTSGEIARFQGIYNIISSLFRGFLPILPMLPQAYIDFIPQDVVANAIAGLIEHDCVAGEYWLTSGNKALMVRQIADLIAEFGKNQGIEINIPRMVSPDIVDRLIRPAFMSELPKSVKKGFDWFAQVAPYLCNEEPFPMSLPEMETRFGVAPLPHLETALTHSLEYWASQTRVCSGAKAKKDRVQLAKCEC
- the ftsH gene encoding ATP-dependent zinc metalloprotease FtsH, yielding MPVEKDGNLNTPNPHHFGGSLLILLFFLFLFHFFIAPGMRPSKTEVLYSQFLEDIKEGKVAKALVGENQIEYTRKTEQYQTQQNQPAPPEKVYVTTPIPNDQNLPKLLEDKNVEFGAIPPDRGNFLTTLLGWVIPPLIFVAIWGFILNRAQAGAGAALTVGQSKARIYSEGNNGVTFADVAGIDEAKEELQEIVEFLKNSAKYTRIGAKIPKGVLLIGAPGTGKTLLAKAVAGEAGVPFFSISGSEFIELFVGVGAARVRDLFQQAKKQAPCIVFIDELDALGKSRGGTGPVMGGNDEREQTLNQLLTEMDGFEANTGVIILAATNRPEVLDPALRRPGRFDRQIVVDRPDKKGREAILQVHVKAVKLAQDVDLGVIATRTPGFAGADLANLVNEAALLAARQNREAVTMASLKSAIERVIAGLQKKSRVLNEVEKRTVAYHEAGHAIVAALMPGAGKVEKISIVPRGMGALGYTLQLPEEDRFLMAEDEIRGRIATLLAGRSAEEIFIGKISTGASDDIQKATDLAERVVTLYGMSPKLGPVALEKVQQQFLDGFSNPRRSVSPMVAETIDQEVKDIIEGAHHIALRILETNRSLLEEMTQDLLHTEILEGQQLRRYLDQVQAPAELAVWLGTGQVLSVN